The following coding sequences lie in one Bacteroides helcogenes P 36-108 genomic window:
- a CDS encoding TonB-dependent receptor, with translation MSMKLDLGKIFFLILFLTLSTMAALAGTIRGTITDRQTKEPLTGATVQIAGSSTGVVADIDGNYSLEVKNGTYTLTVKYVGYKDITMPGIKVKGETSLNFEMDSDAQVLGEVSITAQAKKNNEMALMQEQRRSLVVQSGVSAQQIAKTQDKDASEVIKRVPGVSIIDEKFVMVRGLSQRYNNVWMNGSAVPSSEADSRAFSFDIIPSSQLDNMVIVKSPAPEYPADFTGGFILINTKDMPSSDSFNISVGTSVNDQTHFKDFYKAQGSGMDWLGFGNGFRSLDAGMTGKLNMYPEYNVGKNTDRIDVLNNGFNNNWKVSKTTPIGDLKINLNYSHRWEQESGRIYGLLAAVNYSNSHKTLLDMDNNLFAPYDTTNDKPVTFRQATDNQYSNDVRLGALLNFTFQPKSSNHRYEWKNIFNQISKSRYSERNGINAQNNNFYNTEYYYSSRTTYNTQFTGKHTLANVNKLDWSVGYAYANRNLPDRRLIEMDNANNNKMGLQDINREFTKLDEHIASANMNYRRELQWGEVEPTLQAGVYGEYRTRKYYTRNFQYNWGNSSELPSGWRYDTNLTDNVLVDSNYGANKLYILEDVNYRNNYNGKNTAIAGYAGFNLPVSAFNIYAGIRYEYNRQELIMNTRSYEESKHSTFYDYKDLFPSLNITYKLDDKQQLRAAYGKSVNRPEFRELSTSVYYDFDLGSSVMGNADLKAAYIQNVDLRYEWYPSKGEQISVALFYKNFKNPIEWTYTMTGGTDPVYSYINAKGADNYGIEVDVRKNLDFIGMKDFSLSFNGAWIKSKVKFEKGTTNIDRPMQGQSPYLINLGLFYNNQEKGWNAALLYNRIGKRIIGVGSRYGTTSEGDAINIPDSYEMPRNAIDLSLGKKLGRWEIKASVRDLLAERYNFKQFEDVKVKGQARTIEEVTRSYKPGRSYNLTIGYSF, from the coding sequence ATGAGTATGAAACTTGACTTAGGAAAGATTTTCTTCCTTATTTTATTCCTGACACTCTCTACCATGGCTGCTCTTGCGGGAACCATCAGAGGAACTATCACCGACAGACAGACCAAAGAGCCGTTGACCGGCGCCACGGTACAGATAGCCGGCAGCAGCACAGGCGTTGTGGCCGATATTGACGGCAACTACTCGCTGGAAGTAAAGAACGGAACATACACGCTGACCGTGAAGTATGTGGGCTACAAGGATATCACCATGCCCGGTATAAAAGTAAAAGGCGAAACTTCTCTGAACTTTGAGATGGACAGCGATGCGCAAGTTCTTGGCGAAGTATCAATTACCGCCCAAGCAAAAAAGAATAACGAAATGGCTCTGATGCAGGAACAAAGGCGCAGCCTCGTGGTGCAAAGCGGTGTGTCGGCACAGCAGATAGCCAAGACACAGGACAAGGATGCCTCGGAAGTCATCAAGCGTGTGCCGGGTGTCAGCATCATCGACGAGAAGTTTGTCATGGTGCGCGGACTCTCACAGCGATACAATAATGTATGGATGAACGGCAGCGCCGTGCCCAGTTCGGAAGCCGATTCACGTGCTTTCTCGTTCGACATCATCCCCAGTTCGCAACTGGACAACATGGTGATTGTAAAGAGTCCCGCCCCCGAATATCCCGCTGACTTTACAGGCGGATTTATCCTGATCAATACAAAGGATATGCCAAGCAGCGACAGCTTCAACATCTCCGTAGGAACCAGCGTAAATGACCAGACTCACTTCAAAGACTTCTACAAAGCGCAAGGAAGCGGCATGGACTGGCTGGGCTTCGGCAACGGATTCCGGTCGCTGGATGCAGGGATGACAGGGAAGCTGAACATGTATCCGGAATACAATGTCGGGAAAAACACCGACCGTATAGACGTGCTGAACAACGGGTTCAACAACAACTGGAAGGTAAGCAAAACCACTCCCATAGGTGACCTCAAGATAAACCTCAACTACAGTCATCGCTGGGAACAAGAAAGCGGACGCATCTACGGGCTGCTGGCTGCCGTGAACTACAGCAACAGCCACAAGACTCTGCTCGACATGGACAACAACCTTTTTGCCCCTTATGACACCACGAACGACAAACCGGTCACCTTCCGCCAGGCCACAGACAACCAATACAGCAATGATGTACGTCTCGGTGCTTTACTAAACTTCACCTTCCAGCCCAAAAGCAGCAATCATCGCTACGAGTGGAAGAACATCTTCAACCAGATATCCAAGAGCCGATACTCTGAGCGTAACGGCATCAATGCCCAGAACAATAACTTCTACAATACAGAGTATTACTATTCGAGCCGCACCACCTATAATACGCAGTTCACCGGCAAGCACACACTGGCCAATGTGAACAAGTTGGATTGGAGTGTGGGCTATGCCTACGCCAACCGCAACCTACCCGACCGCCGACTCATAGAGATGGACAATGCCAACAACAATAAAATGGGATTGCAAGACATCAACCGCGAGTTCACCAAACTGGACGAGCATATAGCCTCAGCCAACATGAACTACCGCCGCGAACTGCAATGGGGTGAAGTGGAACCGACACTGCAAGCCGGTGTTTACGGAGAATATCGTACTCGCAAATATTATACCCGCAACTTCCAGTACAACTGGGGAAACAGCAGCGAACTCCCTTCGGGATGGAGGTATGACACAAACCTGACAGACAATGTATTGGTTGACTCCAATTATGGTGCAAACAAACTTTATATATTGGAGGACGTAAACTACCGCAACAACTACAATGGGAAAAACACAGCCATAGCAGGCTATGCCGGCTTCAACCTTCCTGTCAGCGCTTTCAACATCTATGCCGGCATACGCTACGAATACAACCGTCAGGAACTGATTATGAACACTCGTTCCTACGAAGAAAGTAAGCACAGCACTTTCTATGACTACAAAGACCTGTTCCCCTCACTGAACATCACTTACAAGCTGGACGACAAGCAGCAGTTGCGCGCAGCATACGGCAAGTCGGTGAACCGCCCGGAGTTTCGCGAACTGTCCACCTCGGTCTATTATGATTTCGATCTTGGCAGCAGTGTCATGGGCAACGCCGATTTAAAAGCCGCCTATATCCAGAACGTGGACTTACGCTACGAGTGGTATCCCAGCAAAGGTGAACAGATATCGGTAGCCCTGTTCTACAAGAACTTCAAGAACCCCATAGAATGGACATATACCATGACCGGAGGCACAGACCCCGTCTATTCATACATCAACGCCAAAGGTGCTGACAATTATGGCATAGAGGTTGATGTCCGCAAGAATCTGGATTTCATCGGTATGAAGGATTTCAGCCTCAGCTTCAATGGCGCATGGATTAAGAGCAAAGTGAAGTTCGAGAAAGGAACCACCAACATAGACCGACCCATGCAAGGGCAATCTCCCTACCTCATCAACCTCGGTCTCTTCTACAACAACCAGGAGAAAGGATGGAACGCAGCCCTGCTCTACAACCGCATAGGCAAACGCATCATCGGTGTGGGAAGCCGGTATGGAACAACCAGCGAAGGCGACGCCATCAATATTCCCGATTCTTACGAGATGCCACGCAATGCCATTGACCTCTCATTGGGCAAGAAGCTGGGACGTTGGGAAATCAAAGCCTCCGTGCGCGACCTACTGGCCGAACGCTACAACTTCAAGCAGTTTGAAGACGTAAAAGTAAAGGGGCAAGCGCGTACCATCGAAGAAGTGACCCGAAGCTATAAGCCGGGACGCAGTTACAACCTGACGATAGGCTATAGTTTCTAA
- a CDS encoding ATP-binding protein produces the protein MESEYQRDYERFHRLSLLGRIGWWEADLSAHTYHCSQYITHLLGLTTDEISFDDFAALIPDEYCNRLRHLFYAMDELDTNECTLPVNTSRGVKWVYVRMGYHERQADGSFRVFGVMQSIEEPQDRHGTAELSHVKELLSHQNSIAHTLACFLQNADIRVGIENILRDVLQFFHAGRAYIFQYDDTFTTQCCTYEVTASGVSSDKENLQKLPVDVVPWWSEHILNGKVIAIEELNQELGMSATEYKFWAGRGIKALMSVPLVNEGGVRGFLGVDVMDRTAIWTSEDRQWLNSLASIICICTAWQKSREITRRDRRIIDHSEQIFQHVFSNIPVGVEIYDRNGCLTNINQEDMDIYGIACKEDVLGLRLQDNPNFSEKQLHRIETEDDVDFQLEYHFDRLNGYYPTTFKNRVVHLYLKLRRVYDGLGHFMGYLCITIDNTERVDIQGRINDFENFFLIISDYAKVGYAKFNLLTLEGYAIKQWFKNMGEKDDMVLKGVIGIYSHLHPHDRWKLLNFYRQVHIGRRKRFSEELRVCRPDGGWNWIRCNTILNRYEPESGVIELTSVNYDITQLKETECKLMEAKEKAETADRLKSAFLANMSHEIRTPLNAIVGFSGLVSETEDPDERKEYISIVEANNNLLLQLISDILDLSKIEAGTFDFMVGDINVNQLCTDLVTSLQMKLKPGVELVFDRNLPEYHIVSDRNRLYQVLSNFVNNSVKFTFKGSIKVGYEKVDGMRLRFYVSDTGLGIAPDKQKAVFDRFVKLNSFVPGTGLGLSICKSIIQQLGGTIGVDSEEGKGSCFWFILPIG, from the coding sequence ATGGAATCAGAATATCAGAGAGACTACGAGCGTTTTCATCGCTTGTCACTTTTGGGGCGCATAGGCTGGTGGGAAGCAGACCTCTCTGCACATACTTATCATTGTTCTCAATATATCACTCATTTGCTTGGGCTTACCACAGATGAAATCAGCTTCGATGACTTTGCAGCCTTGATTCCTGATGAATATTGTAATCGTCTTCGTCACCTTTTTTACGCGATGGACGAATTGGATACGAATGAATGTACTTTGCCCGTCAATACAAGTAGGGGGGTGAAGTGGGTGTATGTCCGTATGGGCTATCATGAACGACAAGCGGACGGAAGTTTTCGCGTATTTGGGGTGATGCAGAGTATTGAAGAGCCCCAAGACCGGCATGGAACCGCCGAGTTGTCACACGTCAAGGAGTTGCTTAGCCATCAGAATTCCATCGCCCATACACTGGCATGTTTCCTGCAGAATGCGGATATCCGTGTGGGCATTGAAAATATTCTGCGCGATGTGCTCCAGTTCTTCCATGCCGGGCGTGCTTATATCTTTCAGTACGATGACACTTTTACAACCCAGTGCTGCACCTACGAAGTGACCGCCTCCGGTGTATCTTCCGATAAAGAGAATCTGCAAAAGCTTCCGGTGGATGTAGTGCCTTGGTGGAGTGAGCATATACTGAACGGTAAGGTAATTGCTATCGAAGAATTGAATCAAGAGTTGGGTATGTCGGCCACCGAGTATAAGTTTTGGGCCGGGCGGGGCATTAAGGCTTTGATGTCGGTTCCCTTGGTAAACGAAGGCGGGGTGCGTGGTTTCTTAGGAGTAGATGTCATGGACCGTACTGCCATTTGGACCAGTGAGGATCGTCAATGGCTGAATTCTCTGGCAAGCATCATCTGTATCTGCACTGCATGGCAGAAGTCCAGGGAGATAACCCGTCGCGACCGGCGCATTATTGACCACAGCGAGCAAATATTTCAACATGTTTTTTCTAATATCCCTGTCGGAGTGGAGATTTACGACCGCAATGGTTGTCTTACAAACATCAATCAGGAAGACATGGATATCTACGGCATTGCCTGCAAGGAAGATGTGCTGGGGCTAAGGTTACAGGACAATCCTAACTTCAGTGAGAAGCAACTTCACCGCATTGAGACAGAAGATGATGTGGACTTCCAGTTGGAGTATCACTTTGACAGGTTGAACGGCTATTATCCCACTACCTTCAAGAATCGTGTAGTGCACCTTTATCTCAAGTTGCGTCGTGTGTACGATGGCTTGGGGCACTTCATGGGATACCTGTGTATTACCATTGATAACACAGAACGTGTTGACATACAGGGACGTATCAACGACTTTGAGAATTTCTTCCTTATCATTTCCGATTATGCCAAGGTGGGTTACGCCAAGTTCAACCTCCTCACTCTTGAGGGCTATGCCATCAAGCAATGGTTTAAGAATATGGGAGAGAAGGATGATATGGTTCTGAAAGGAGTGATAGGAATTTACTCTCATTTGCATCCCCATGATCGCTGGAAGTTGCTCAACTTCTACCGTCAGGTACATATAGGTCGCCGCAAACGTTTTTCGGAAGAACTGCGTGTGTGCCGTCCTGACGGCGGTTGGAACTGGATTCGCTGCAACACCATTCTGAACCGTTATGAACCGGAATCAGGAGTGATAGAACTTACCAGCGTGAACTATGATATCACCCAACTGAAAGAAACCGAATGCAAACTGATGGAAGCCAAGGAAAAAGCCGAGACTGCCGATCGTTTGAAAAGTGCCTTCCTTGCCAACATGAGCCATGAGATACGGACACCGCTCAATGCCATTGTGGGATTCTCCGGTCTGGTGAGTGAGACGGAGGATCCGGACGAACGCAAGGAATATATATCCATAGTGGAGGCTAACAACAACTTGTTGCTGCAACTGATTTCCGACATTTTGGATCTTTCGAAAATAGAAGCGGGTACTTTTGACTTCATGGTGGGCGACATCAACGTGAACCAGCTTTGCACTGATCTGGTCACTTCGCTACAAATGAAACTGAAACCCGGTGTAGAACTGGTTTTCGATAGAAACCTGCCTGAATACCACATCGTGAGCGATCGCAATCGGCTTTATCAGGTGCTTTCTAACTTTGTGAACAACTCTGTAAAGTTCACCTTTAAAGGCAGTATCAAGGTAGGTTATGAGAAGGTGGATGGCATGCGCTTGCGCTTTTATGTATCCGATACAGGACTGGGCATCGCTCCCGACAAACAGAAGGCTGTGTTTGATCGCTTTGTCAAACTGAACTCTTTTGTACCGGGCACAGGATTGGGACTCTCCATCTGCAAAAGTATCATACAGCAGTTGGGAGGAACGATAGGAGTGGACAGTGAAGAAGGAAAAGGATCGTGTTTCTGGTTTATTTTGCCGATAGGATAA
- a CDS encoding erythromycin esterase family protein codes for MKYWIIVLLLFVTIFSSAQVDNLTYTEAYDLHFKWDLDSTALYPWRGNAAYGQFTLPFHIKDADRILFSLVYSKDFPFDVNRLRTEWEQRVFLPEHHEEKGTVSFESKGENMENAFLLIDGIDNQERILYSDTVQYKPGMLLSTLSKDISLKGIKLLNFRIRGEGIKGQDARFSFSELGIKIGNQPIDSFSLGKSLPLSVQEVKPQNISITKSLNGNYGKIIGIGESMHGNSTVREFACDFILQRVESHQCKSILLERPMEECLIYDSYIQGMICRLDSNDYYLKETNLIPLLDKLKSYNANRKREERVRLWGIDYKSLSVQETVNSVFDYLISVNRSLMSPKIDQFALLLMDNNWENTFKYLNENGNTLERFFPGSQYKYIEHLLKLSVAVGTDPVERYIKRDSVMFENTRFIVDNVSDKETEVVIYAHAIHLNTVSTYPALPCTSLGAYLKSRYGEDYTPLLVLTDEGKVTIYDNRYNRVDVALSTPPCESVEYFLKNITKEDTYIPLTPYFDRLVLSRFMGSHNLRQQFFWFNLYRRYAGIFFLENKRKVSVDNERRATFEEMSKQNLNRIKSRQGILEMLKNKVNDKPDH; via the coding sequence ATGAAGTACTGGATTATTGTTCTTTTGCTCTTCGTTACTATCTTTAGTTCAGCACAGGTTGATAACTTAACCTATACTGAAGCTTACGATCTGCATTTTAAATGGGATTTGGATTCTACAGCATTGTATCCTTGGAGGGGCAATGCTGCTTATGGACAGTTTACATTGCCTTTCCATATAAAAGATGCGGACAGAATTTTATTTTCCTTAGTCTATTCTAAGGATTTTCCATTTGATGTAAATAGATTGAGAACAGAGTGGGAACAACGCGTTTTTTTGCCCGAACATCATGAAGAGAAGGGTACTGTCTCTTTTGAAAGTAAAGGCGAGAATATGGAAAATGCCTTTCTGCTTATTGATGGCATAGATAATCAGGAAAGAATTCTGTATTCTGATACTGTTCAATACAAACCAGGTATGCTCCTGTCAACCCTATCCAAAGATATCTCTTTGAAAGGTATCAAGTTACTGAACTTTCGGATACGAGGTGAAGGCATCAAAGGGCAGGATGCCCGATTCTCTTTCTCGGAACTGGGAATTAAAATAGGCAATCAGCCTATCGATAGTTTTTCGTTAGGTAAATCGCTTCCGTTATCAGTTCAAGAAGTTAAGCCTCAAAACATTTCCATAACCAAGAGTTTGAATGGCAATTACGGAAAAATCATAGGAATCGGTGAATCTATGCATGGAAACAGTACGGTTAGAGAGTTTGCTTGTGATTTTATTTTGCAACGAGTTGAATCTCATCAATGCAAATCCATTTTGTTGGAAAGACCTATGGAAGAATGCCTGATTTATGATAGTTATATTCAAGGTATGATTTGCCGGTTAGACTCCAATGATTATTATCTGAAGGAAACCAATCTCATTCCTCTCCTTGATAAGCTAAAGAGCTACAACGCAAATCGGAAAAGAGAGGAGAGGGTGAGGTTATGGGGGATTGATTATAAGAGCCTGTCTGTTCAAGAAACAGTAAACTCTGTCTTCGATTATCTGATTTCTGTGAATCGTAGTTTGATGTCTCCAAAAATAGATCAATTTGCCCTTCTCTTAATGGATAACAATTGGGAAAATACTTTTAAGTACCTCAACGAAAATGGGAATACCCTTGAACGTTTTTTCCCTGGCTCTCAATATAAGTACATTGAGCATCTTCTCAAGCTATCTGTAGCGGTGGGAACAGACCCGGTAGAAAGATATATAAAGCGGGATTCCGTCATGTTCGAGAATACGAGATTCATTGTAGATAATGTTTCTGATAAAGAGACAGAAGTTGTCATATATGCTCATGCCATCCATCTTAATACAGTATCTACTTACCCGGCTTTGCCTTGTACTTCCTTGGGTGCATATCTAAAAAGTAGGTACGGGGAAGATTATACACCTTTACTCGTATTGACTGATGAGGGGAAGGTAACAATATATGACAACCGTTACAATAGAGTGGATGTAGCATTGAGCACACCACCTTGCGAAAGTGTAGAGTATTTTTTGAAAAATATAACAAAGGAAGACACTTATATTCCTTTGACTCCGTACTTTGACAGATTGGTACTATCTCGGTTCATGGGAAGTCATAATTTACGACAGCAATTCTTTTGGTTTAATTTATATAGACGATATGCAGGTATCTTTTTTTTAGAAAATAAGCGGAAGGTATCCGTAGATAATGAACGTAGAGCAACATTTGAAGAAATGTCAAAGCAGAATTTGAACCGGATTAAGAGCAGACAAGGTATATTGGAGATGCTCAAGAATAAGGTGAATGATAAACCTGATCACTAA
- a CDS encoding NADH-quinone oxidoreductase subunit N yields the protein MDYSQFLLLKEELSLIAVIVILFIADLFMSPDAHKNGGKPVLNTMLPVILLAIHTMITIVPGPVADAFGGMYHNTPIQSIVKSILSIGTLIVFLMAHEWMRRPDTSIKQGEFYVLTLSTLLGMYFMISAGHFLMFFIGLETASIPMAALVAFDKYRHHSAEAGAKYILTALFSSGLLLYGLSLIYGSTGTLYFADIPAHLDGNPLQIMAFVFFFAGMGFKISLVPFHLWTADVYEGAPSTVTAYLSVISKGSAAFVLMTVLIKVFAPMAEQWQEVLYWVTIASITLANLFALRQENLKRLMAFSSISQAGYIMLGIIGGTAEGMTALVYYVLIYMFANLSVFTVITIVAIRAHKFTLEEYDGLYSTNPKLAFLMTLALFSLAGIPPFAGFFSKFFIFAAAFQSGFHLLVFIALVNTVLSLFYYLKIVKAMYINKSDEPIATFRSDGYTRASLAICTIGIVVLSLASIVYQSIDKFTFGI from the coding sequence ATGGATTATTCCCAATTTCTCCTATTGAAAGAAGAGTTGTCACTGATAGCAGTCATTGTTATCCTCTTTATAGCCGACCTCTTTATGAGTCCGGACGCACACAAGAATGGCGGCAAACCAGTGCTGAACACGATGCTGCCCGTGATTCTGCTTGCCATACATACAATGATCACGATTGTTCCCGGTCCGGTGGCCGACGCATTCGGCGGCATGTACCACAACACGCCGATACAGAGCATCGTGAAATCCATCCTCAGCATAGGCACTCTGATTGTATTCCTGATGGCACACGAATGGATGCGCCGTCCCGATACATCCATCAAACAGGGTGAGTTTTATGTACTGACGCTTTCTACCCTGTTAGGTATGTACTTCATGATTTCCGCCGGACACTTCCTGATGTTCTTCATCGGTCTGGAAACAGCAAGCATACCGATGGCGGCTCTGGTGGCCTTCGACAAATATCGCCACCATTCTGCCGAGGCAGGCGCCAAGTATATCCTCACAGCACTCTTTTCCAGTGGCTTGTTGCTGTACGGGCTCTCCCTGATATATGGTTCGACAGGCACTCTCTATTTTGCCGACATCCCTGCCCACCTTGACGGAAATCCTCTGCAAATCATGGCATTCGTGTTTTTCTTTGCCGGCATGGGATTCAAAATATCCCTCGTACCGTTCCACTTGTGGACAGCCGACGTTTACGAAGGTGCTCCGAGTACGGTCACCGCTTATCTCAGTGTTATTTCCAAGGGTTCGGCAGCCTTTGTGCTGATGACAGTGCTCATCAAAGTATTTGCTCCGATGGCCGAGCAGTGGCAAGAGGTATTATACTGGGTAACCATAGCCTCCATCACCTTAGCAAACCTTTTCGCATTACGTCAGGAGAATCTGAAGCGCCTGATGGCCTTTTCAAGCATATCGCAAGCGGGATACATCATGCTGGGCATCATCGGAGGAACTGCCGAAGGAATGACGGCACTGGTATATTATGTACTGATCTATATGTTTGCCAATCTTTCGGTATTCACTGTCATCACCATCGTAGCAATCCGTGCACACAAATTCACGCTGGAAGAATATGACGGCTTGTACAGCACCAATCCCAAACTGGCTTTCCTGATGACGCTGGCACTCTTTTCGCTTGCGGGCATTCCGCCATTTGCTGGCTTCTTCTCAAAGTTCTTCATCTTTGCGGCAGCCTTCCAAAGCGGCTTCCATCTGTTAGTATTCATTGCGCTGGTAAACACAGTGCTGTCATTGTTCTACTATCTGAAGATTGTAAAGGCAATGTACATCAACAAAAGCGACGAACCTATCGCCACTTTCCGTAGCGATGGCTACACGCGTGCCAGCTTGGCAATATGTACGATAGGTATAGTGGTACTAAGCCTGGCAAGCATAGTCTATCAGAGCATAGACAAATTTACGTTCGGAATATAA
- a CDS encoding complex I subunit 4 family protein: MNFLSLFVLIPLLMLLGLWLSRNVAQIRTVMVTGASALLILSVALTVMYLGARHAGAVDEMLFRADMPWYPALNIHYSVGVDGISVAMLLLSAVIVFTGTFASWRLQPLTKEYFLWFTFLSVGVFGFFISTDLFTMFMFYEVALIPMYLLIGVWGSGRKEYSAMKLTLMLMGGSAFLLIGILGIYYGSGAQTMNLLEIAELHNIPIEQQRIWFPLTFLGFGVLGALFPFHTWSPDGHASAPTAVSMLHAGVLMKLGGYGCFRIAMYLMPEAAQELGWIFLILTGISVVYGAFSACVQTDLKYINAYSSVSHCGLVLFAILMMNRTACTGAVLQMLSHGLMTALFFALIGMIYGRTHTRDVRELSGLMKIMPFLAVCYVIAGLANLGLPGLSGFVAEMTIFNGSFQHPDMFHRAWTVIACTSIVITAVYILRLVGKILYGTCTNKHHLTLTDATWDERTAVIILIACVAALGLAPWWISGMIGDSVLPIVNAF, from the coding sequence ATGAACTTTCTAAGTCTTTTTGTACTCATCCCCCTGCTGATGTTACTCGGCCTTTGGCTCAGCCGAAACGTCGCACAGATCCGCACAGTGATGGTGACCGGCGCCTCGGCCCTGTTGATACTGTCCGTCGCATTGACAGTGATGTATCTGGGTGCACGTCATGCCGGTGCTGTGGATGAAATGCTTTTCCGTGCCGACATGCCCTGGTATCCCGCCCTCAACATACACTATTCCGTGGGAGTGGACGGTATCTCGGTAGCCATGCTCCTGCTATCGGCTGTCATCGTATTTACCGGCACATTCGCCTCATGGCGTCTGCAACCGTTGACCAAGGAATATTTTCTCTGGTTCACCTTCTTGTCCGTCGGCGTGTTCGGCTTCTTCATTTCCACAGACCTGTTCACTATGTTCATGTTCTATGAAGTGGCCCTCATCCCTATGTATCTGCTTATAGGTGTATGGGGAAGCGGCCGCAAGGAATATTCCGCCATGAAACTGACACTGATGTTGATGGGCGGTTCCGCCTTTCTGTTGATCGGCATTTTAGGCATCTACTACGGCAGTGGAGCACAAACCATGAATCTGCTGGAAATAGCAGAACTGCATAACATCCCCATCGAGCAACAGCGTATCTGGTTTCCGCTGACTTTCCTCGGCTTCGGTGTACTGGGCGCCCTGTTTCCGTTCCATACGTGGAGTCCCGACGGTCATGCTTCGGCGCCTACTGCCGTCTCCATGCTCCATGCGGGTGTTTTGATGAAATTGGGAGGTTACGGTTGCTTCCGCATCGCCATGTATCTGATGCCCGAAGCTGCTCAGGAACTTGGTTGGATATTCCTTATCCTTACCGGCATTTCCGTGGTCTATGGCGCATTCTCCGCCTGTGTGCAGACAGATCTGAAGTATATCAACGCCTACTCATCCGTCTCACACTGCGGCCTGGTACTTTTCGCCATCCTGATGATGAACCGGACAGCCTGCACGGGTGCAGTGCTGCAAATGCTCTCCCACGGACTGATGACAGCTCTGTTTTTTGCCCTTATCGGCATGATCTACGGACGTACTCATACGCGTGACGTTCGTGAACTCAGCGGACTGATGAAAATCATGCCTTTCCTCGCCGTCTGCTATGTGATTGCCGGTCTTGCCAACTTAGGGCTGCCCGGACTCAGCGGCTTCGTTGCCGAAATGACTATCTTCAACGGTTCTTTCCAGCATCCCGACATGTTTCACCGTGCATGGACAGTGATTGCCTGTACCTCCATCGTAATTACGGCAGTCTATATATTGAGGCTTGTGGGCAAGATACTCTACGGCACTTGCACCAACAAGCATCACCTCACCCTGACCGATGCCACTTGGGACGAACGTACAGCCGTCATTATCCTCATCGCCTGCGTGGCTGCCTTGGGATTGGCTCCTTGGTGGATAAGCGGCATGATTGGAGACAGCGTACTGCCAATAGTAAACGCCTTTTAA